Proteins encoded within one genomic window of Chrysemys picta bellii isolate R12L10 chromosome 6, ASM1138683v2, whole genome shotgun sequence:
- the LOC135972394 gene encoding uncharacterized protein LOC135972394: MQSSPAVMAMQSVNRKRAPAWTDREVLDLIAVWGDESVLSELRSKRRNAKIYEKISKDMAERGYSRDATQCRVKIKELRQGYQKTKEANGRSGSHPQTSRFYEALHSILGAAATTTPPVTVDSEDGILSTAGSSDMLGDGEDEEGDEEGEAVGSSHNADFPDSQDLFITLTEIPYEASPAITPDTESGEGSATPSATVSQPSLESHSQRLARIRRRKKRTREDMFSELMASSQAQAAQQTQWRENLTRMHQANMDREERWRQEDQQATQTLLGLLREQTDTLRRLVDVLQERRQEDRAPLQSISNRPPPPPSPIPTSPKVQRRRGGRVPANSHSTPAESSSSRRLSFPKI; this comes from the exons aagagagccccagcatggactgatcgtgaagtcttggatctcatcgctgtgtggggcgatgagtccgtgctttccgagctgcgatccaaaagaaggaatgcaaagatctacgagaagatctctaaagacatggcagagagaggatacagccgggatgcaacgcagtgccgcgtgaaaatcaaggagctgagacaaggctaccagaagaccaaagaggcaaacggacgctccggatcccatccccagacatcccgtttctacgaggcactgcattccatcctcggtgctgccgccaccactaccccaccagtgaccgtggactctgaggatgggatactgtccacggccggttcctcagacatgttaggggacggggaagatgaggaaggagatgaggagggcgaggcagttggcagctctcacaacgctgatttccccgacagccaggatctcttcatcacccttacagagatcccctacgaagcgtccccagccattaccccggacacagaatctggtgaaggatcagcca ccccgtctgcgactgtctcacaacctagcctggaatcacactcccagaggctagcgcggattaggcgtaggaagaagaggacacgggaggacatgttctctgagcttatggcctcttcccaagcccaggcagcacagcagacccagtggcgggagaacttgacccgaatgcaccaagccaacatggatcgggaggagaggtggcggcaggaagaccagcaggcgactcaaacgctgcttggactactgagggagcaaacggacacgctccggcgccttgtggatgttctgcaggaacggaggcaggaggacagagccccgctgcagtccatctctaaccgccctcccccgccaccaagtcccatacccacctcacccaaagtgcaaagaaggagaggcggcagagtccctgctaactctcactccacccctgcagagagctctagtagcagaaggctctcatttcccaaaatttga